In Camelina sativa cultivar DH55 chromosome 17, Cs, whole genome shotgun sequence, the genomic stretch ATTACGAtgtagaaaaagagaaaactagAAAGGTTCAGCTTAAAGGAGTTGGGGATGATGAAAATTTTAGGAGTCGTTATAGAATTGGGAACAATGGTAATTGCCTTATCCATATCTCACCAGAACAAGGTCGAAACTATAGCTTTTTATaacgtgtttttttttcgtttttttttgtttgtttttgtttttctggttgaTCTTAATTGGTATAAGAGCATGATGATaaactttttgatttttcttctttctccatatATAACTTTTAAGTACTACTTCTTAAATTTCCGCAATGTGGCTATAActcattttttgtttccttcttttcccAAAGTAGTTTGGTATAGAGCTAGTTTGGTACTTAATGATATCTGATATTATTGTTCGAGCCAACGTCAAATAATTAGATATAAGGTCAAATATTTCCCAACATcgattttgtaatttattaattgCTTCAAACATACGAAAGTTTCCAAATTATTAATTGCTACAAAAACTTTGAAGTTCAAatggtaatgttttttttagaaataaggCTTCATGAGTGTCATTGGATTACGGAAACACTTGAGGGATACTTGGAGTAGAAGGCATCCAAGTATCTGACTCGTCGAATCTCGGAGTGGAGGGTTCGGAAGGCGCAGCCTGATCTACGAATGGAAAAGGCGGGAAATCGGGGAGTGATGGCCAAACTGGAACCCGAAACTTAGGCTTCTCAGGATAAGGAAATGCTGGCGGCGGAAGGAGAGGCATATCAGGCGGAGGCGGTGGGAGGAGAGGCATAtcaggcagaggcggtggaagGAGAGGCATATCAGGCGGTGGAAGGAGAGGCATATCAGGTGGAGGAGGCGGCGGCGCCACTGCTTCTTGGNGCATCCAAGTATCTGACTCGTCGAATCTCGGAGTGGAGGGTTCGGAAGGCGCAGCCTGATCTACGAATGGAAAAGGTGGGAAATCGGGGAGTGATGGCCAAACTGGAACCCGAAACTTAGGCTTCTCAGGATAAGGAAATGCTGGCGGCGGAAGGAGAGGCATATCAGGCGGAGGCGGTGGGAGGAGAGGCATAtcaggcagaggcggtggaagGAGAGGCATATCAGGCGGTGGAAGGAGAGGCATATCAGGTGGAGGAGGCGGCGGCGCCACTGCTTCTTGGAAAGACGGGAATTCAGGGAAACCGAGGTCGTGGACTGGTGAATTACGACCCGAAGATGGGTAATCATCGGCTCCAATCTCAGCTACTTTAGATGGGAATCTCACTAGTCGCgaagataatgtttttttggagTTCAGGAGTGTGAAGAAACTTAGAACGAAGACGTATCTAAGCATAAGTGAAACTAATGCCATTGTGGGTGTTGATGTTTAGTCTTTTGTGTAATTCTATGGTTAGTTACTGAAGATTCAACTTTATATGATTTGTATAATCTTTGCATATTATTTTGCGTTGTGTTCCTACTTATCACCAACGCatattctaataatttttattcaaagtCAAACGTCATGCCAACAAGAGCCTTTTGACCAATATCAATATTGATCAACCTGAAGGTATTAGGTCAACGGATGAAAAAAATTTTCTATTACGCACTAGCACTACACTagtatatatggttttgtttttaatattttaaccaAACCGGACGAGAAAAGAATTACaactttaatttcatttaaattttttcttttccttaaagGTTCTTACTTCTTAGAAACATCATCTGGTTTTCGAAACAAACCCGGTCTAattctaaaccaaaccggtttaacTCATCCANAGGCATATCAGGCGGAGGCGGTGGGAGGAGAGGCATAtcaggcagaggcggtggaagGAGAGGCATATCAGGCGGTGGAAGGAGAGGCATATCAGGTGGAGGAGGCGGCGGCGCCACTGCTTCTTGGAAAGACGGGAATTCAGGGAAACCGAGGTCGTGGACTGGTGAATTACGACCCGAAGATGGGTAATCATCGGCTCCAATCTCAGCTACTTTAGATGGGAATCTCACTAGTCGCgaagataatgtttttttggagTTCAGGAGTGTGAAGAAACTTAGAACGAAGACGTATCTAAGCATAAGTGAAACTAATGCCATTGTGGGTGTTGATGTTTAGTCTTTTGTGTAATTCTATGGTTAGTTACTGAAGATTCAACTTTATATGATTTGTATAATCTTTGCATATTATTTTGCGTTGTGTTCCTACTTATCACCAACGCatattctaataatttttattcaaagtCAAACGTCATGCCAACAAGAGCCTTTTGACCAATATCAATATTGATCAACCTGAAGGTATTAGGTCAACGGATGAAAAAAATTTTCTATTACGCACTAGCACTACACTagtatatatggttttgtttttaatattttaaccaAACCGGACGAGAAAAGAATTACaactttaatttcatttaaattttttcttttccttaaagGTTCTTACTTCTTAGAAACATCATCTGGTTTTCGAAACAAACCCGGTCTAattctaaaccaaaccggtttaacTCATCCATTCTGTTACAACTTCGCCCGCCGTTTTAATTCTCCGATGGCCACCTCATGCCAGCCTCATCATCCGCATCACCACCATCTCATTCCTCACCTCCTCCGCGTATCTCACGTCCAAGATCACCAACACGCCGACAGAATCAAACCTCTGTTTCGTTGTTCACTGCACATTACTCATCAACTAGCTTTGTTCTGATTCAACTAACGGCGGGAAAACCGGAAaagtatatttctttttgtgtCATTTTCAAGAGTTTATAAACTTAAGTTTTAGTCTTTTCAAGATTTCGTGAAATTCTGACATAATGTAAAGTCTTTTAACATTGAGAAATAGCAAATTTTCTTGGCttttaaataagatttttctattattattgtATGAGTTTCCGCATTAGCGACAGAATCGAACTTTCTAGTTTACACTTCTAACGGTAAAGGTTATGTTATTTGCtcacgataaaaaaaaaagaacaaaagattatgaaaaaattctcccaaaaaaaaaaatatatatctccCAAAACTAAAAAGTATAATAATGATCAGAAATAAATTTATTCTATCTAAAGATATGTCGTTGTTGTTGCTGTCTTAAAGTTGGCACTGTCTTGTTGGCTGGCTTCTTGAGTTACATCAAATCTACTCCTTTCCTTTGGTTAAACTCACGGAACAGTTTGAATGATATGAAGTGATCTTTTGAGTCTGATGAGACTTTGGTTCTTGTGGTTCCAGTACTCAACAAGTCGATGGTTTGGGTCAAGAACTTCAATGGCCTGTAGGACTGCAAGTTGTGTAAAGAGTAAAGATCGTTAGGATTTGAATGTAGAACAAGGATGTGAACTTTTAGCGTTgctcatattttcttttaagtgTTTATGTTTTCGTCTACTGGAGTACTGAAATAAGAGTAGTCTGGATGGAAGAGGAATTGGTAAAGCTTAGCTCTCATCACGATGTTGATGTCGgtattttatagattaaattATATTCTATGTAAATGGCCAAGAACTTGAAAAACTACAAATAGAGTTAGGTGACAAACTATATATCGTTTTAAGCAGATTAAGCAAAttgcacatatatatacatatacctTTGTTGCATGCATGTTTCGTAGCACATTAGTGAGTAGTGAGTAGTGACAAAGCTTACTGTCATAATGATCTCTTAATATCGCATGTTTTGCTCACGGCATGTGAACTGCTGCTGCTATTACTTACTGCTTCTGCCTCAATCGTCAGTCAATGGTTGGATAAATTGGATATCCTTATTTCCCCCCTTCTTCATTTCATCACTAAGTTTCAAGCTCTTAAAAGGTAGNcttttatatatatatatatatatatatatatatatatatatatatatataatttgtggaataatttaatatatactagatatacacccgcggtacaccgcggggctatatttttgtttaggaatacataaattaaattaattatttatttttctatatatataactaattagttttatacttttaaaaatttaaaatttttaaagtctaatatattgtataattcATATTGtgtgtatctatttttttaccgcgagttaataatttaaaatatcattattgtACATATAATTATCTTGGATAAACTATTagtctatttttgtttctttgtatttgtatttacaaaaatatttaaatatatttttaatactattgttttaaataattagaTGAGTTTACCATAATTTGATTATCATATTTGTGtgtgggatttttttttgttcatataaatCTCTGTTAGATTTTGCAATATatgttgaaattaaaattttttaattcagtAAAGAAGACtatgttcaaaaatattaatggaccacaaaaattgaatcaaaaatGTTATAGTTGATGGGTTTTATAAATGTCCAGGCCCATTGAgtccaaatcaaacaaaaatggttGTCTCGCTCGAGTCCAAATCGTGGAgctcaattatttttttaataaagacaGTGGCAGAATTGTAAATAAGTTGGAACTTGAggaattatttcaaaaatgtttctgaaaatgtatatatagatatatatatatttacattaatttgaACCATATACTGTAatcgttttatttttaaataaaatctcaaataaaattaaaatattttacaaaaatgtacGGAAAGATGCAACATATtcctatctatctatatatacatttttgaagtacattttgggttctacccttttatttgtacttatttaaaatcttatttacaaagttaatccttaaaatatttccaaaaatagcattacttcagattttgtttcctaaatattttacattacattccaactaaaaaaattacagcaaaacaaatatgaaaacataaactatgatatatttaattcaACTACacattttattgtgttttgaatcttttataattttatatctttgaatcatttgcaaacaaataaaacaacaatttgatttccattttgttttccaatacatgtgagctttgatttttaACGTAACAAAAACTtcaattcacatttatttatctattataattaatgtgtataaacttaatatttaaaatattacgaatatttaaagttaaaaaaatttaaaatactatataatatgattatatagtagatgagttataaagagaacacattagaattattaaaatatcattaaatttgtgttaacacgggttaaatccttattttattattttcaccactattaatattataatatttgacatataaaatcaagttggtttaactaagattgtataaaataattaaatcattaggaacaatgtaacttaatcatagcgtataaatgacttattatgtatttagatcccttatttttttgttataataattaaaaatcaaaatagaatcttagacactaaacaaaacaaactaaatataacaaacaaatagtcatgaaatatattgcgggttaaaaaattactataaacaTTTAGCCATATAAACGGTCGGAAAattagttatttctctatttacaaaacattcaatatttaacaaataaatacaacataaaatataaataataataaaaattatatgcacgcggtgtaccgcaggttaaaatctagttaccATGATAATGAAAGAACGGTCAGggaaaataaaagcaaaaccaTAATAGTTTACAGGTCCATGATAATGTTGTATTGGGCTTGGTAGCCCTCGAGAAAGCCCTAATTGTGTATATACATAGAGAGATAAAAACATTTGCGTAACTTTGAAGCTTCCATCTCAGCAGCAGACGAGATGATGGATGATGTAGTAGATCGACCAGCAGACGGAGTTGGTAATTCAAAACGAAGCGGGAGTCCTAAGTATAACGAGTGCATTAAGGTCCCGCGTCCGGCTTTGGTTTTTGATCCAAAAAGCGGATCTCTTCCATTGTTGTTGCTGTCTCTAGAAGAGAGCGGTTGTCGTGTGTACAACCCTGACGAAGACAAGGTTTACGAGACGAAGAGTGACTTTTCAGGGTATCGATTCCTAGCAAACTCGGGTAAGTGGTTCCTGGTGTTAGATGAATCTCGATCGGATCTCTATATCGTAGATGTGTTTAGCGAGGAGAGGATCAATCTTCCGGCTCTAGAGTCAATCAAGGGTGGCCTTTACAAGGTTGAGCGAGTAGGAGATAATGAATTCACcgttgatttaattaaacctTACATGCGTGGTGCTTCGCGTCCTAACACTACCAAATATCTGAGAGGTCTTTTGTGGGTAGacgacaagaagaagaatggagtcGACTATGTTGTTGTGTGGCAATTTCAGGAAGGCCAGTTTTTAGGCTTTTGCAGGAATGGGGATTTCCATTACCGCGATATTCCAATACGGAACAGGGTCCATGTTCCCAGGGAGTTCCGAGGCCTACAAGATGTGGTGCTCAAAGGTCACCGTCTTTACTACCTGTCGCACCGTTGCTACATTCGAGAACTGGATTTGTCTGGACAAGATGGTTTCAAGGATGTGTATTCGCTCCCTAGCTTTGAAATGTGGAAGCCATCTAGGCGGCCTAGTGGTGATTTGGGAATAACGGGAGTAAAAAAGCTTATCTCATCTGGTGATAGCATTGCTGTTACAACATCAGGAGACGTTTTGTTGGTCTATACCAAGGCTTACGAGCCTGTCTGTGAAAGCTCTAGGATCTTCCGCGTCTTCAAGAGTGATCCTAAGGACCGGAACTCCACCCTTGTTGAGGTTGAATCTCTAGGTGATGAGGCCCTGTTTTTCGATTTGGGTATCACCGTGCCTGCTGACCCTACCCTTGGTATTGAGCCAAACTCCATCTATTTCACCCGTAATGACCGTTTCGGTCACCCGCATTGTTATATTCCATGCCTCGACATATGTGTGTACAATATTGCAACAAGGTCCATCAAACGCTTCCTCAGTGGCTCCACCTTAAAACTCAAGGATGCGCAGTGGTTTCTCCCCTCAGCTTGATTTGGTGTTTTCAAGAGTTTCTCTTGCGCGGTCATTTTCCTGTGACCCTCAGACGCCTCTCCATGATTTCTCCCTCAGTCcttgctttgtttctttgtatcctctttttcttttcatgtataATATTTGACAGTGCTAAGTGTTTAAAATACCTTTTAAGACTAACGTTCCAGATTTCAAACCATCAGTTCAGATCAAATTATCATACACTCGTTGTCGTTGTAAGCATTAGGAAAgagttaattttgttaaatgtCCCTGTCAAGGTAAGATAGACTTCCCAGTTTCCAGTCATCCAGCCTGTCAGCAATTTTACTATGCGTCTCACAAAGATAGAGTGTTACACAAGTTATAGAAATATGTAGAAGAAGAGAGCATCGATAGTACCGTCACAACGATCACAAGAGCATatgaaaaatccaatttttgtcCTGgtcattcttttaatttttccaGTTTCTTGATTATGCAGCCTAAATtcccaaaaaatattataaagctaaagagaagaaaaaataagagtGTGTAATATGCAAAG encodes the following:
- the LOC104757469 gene encoding probable F-box protein At1g30780 produces the protein MALVSLMLRYVFVLSFFTLLNSKKTLSSRLVRFPSKVAEIGADDYPSSGRNSPVHDLGFPEFPSFQEAVAPPPPPPDMPLLPPPDMPLLPPPLPDMPLLPPPPPDMPLLPPPAFPYPEKPKFRVPVWPSLPDFPPFPFVDQAAPSEPSTPRFDESDTWMXQEAVAPPPPPPDMPLLPPPDMPLLPPPLPDMPLLPPPPPDMPLLPPPAFPYPEKPKFRVPVWPSLPDFPPFPFVDQAAPSEPSTPRFDESDTWMPSTPSIPQVFP
- the LOC104757470 gene encoding F-box protein At5g25290-like; translation: MMDDVVDRPADGVGNSKRSGSPKYNECIKVPRPALVFDPKSGSLPLLLLSLEESGCRVYNPDEDKVYETKSDFSGYRFLANSGKWFLVLDESRSDLYIVDVFSEERINLPALESIKGGLYKVERVGDNEFTVDLIKPYMRGASRPNTTKYLRGLLWVDDKKKNGVDYVVVWQFQEGQFLGFCRNGDFHYRDIPIRNRVHVPREFRGLQDVVLKGHRLYYLSHRCYIRELDLSGQDGFKDVYSLPSFEMWKPSRRPSGDLGITGVKKLISSGDSIAVTTSGDVLLVYTKAYEPVCESSRIFRVFKSDPKDRNSTLVEVESLGDEALFFDLGITVPADPTLGIEPNSIYFTRNDRFGHPHCYIPCLDICVYNIATRSIKRFLSGSTLKLKDAQWFLPSA